A DNA window from Acinetobacter sp. 10FS3-1 contains the following coding sequences:
- a CDS encoding DMT family transporter produces the protein MNSNSSSMLVTASIYALLVLIWAATPLAIVWSVAEVHPMWVLIIRYFGASIIALLVLKLMRGPLPFDRTSMQSYLAGSLNLIGAQLFIYLAANYLTSGLMALIFGFSPLIAGLIGHVILKTHRLVWLQWLGMAVAVAGLSFVFADSADSKINPWGVVLMLISMVSYISSIFWVKQINAPLKPMSQATGSLLVSAAGSLLLIPFIWQHFPTQMPGTHAMIGFLFTMIMSSIVAMLCYFWLIRRLAASTVSLSNVMTPVIALVLGATLNNEIISSHAFAGIAVVMLGIVMYFWKEWREQYFSRT, from the coding sequence ATGAATTCAAATTCATCTTCTATGCTGGTGACGGCAAGTATATATGCGCTTTTGGTGCTGATCTGGGCAGCGACGCCGCTGGCGATTGTCTGGAGTGTGGCGGAGGTGCATCCGATGTGGGTGCTGATTATCCGCTATTTTGGTGCCTCCATCATTGCGCTGCTAGTGCTCAAGCTGATGCGCGGTCCATTACCTTTTGACCGGACCTCGATGCAAAGCTATCTGGCCGGAAGCTTGAATTTAATTGGCGCCCAGCTGTTTATTTATCTGGCTGCCAACTATTTAACCTCAGGTCTGATGGCCCTGATTTTTGGATTCTCACCGCTGATTGCCGGCTTGATCGGGCATGTGATTTTAAAAACCCATCGGCTGGTATGGCTGCAATGGCTGGGAATGGCGGTTGCGGTAGCTGGCCTGAGTTTTGTCTTTGCCGATTCGGCAGATTCAAAAATTAACCCGTGGGGCGTGGTCCTGATGCTGATCAGTATGGTGTCGTATATCAGTTCGATTTTCTGGGTCAAACAGATTAATGCACCGCTAAAACCAATGTCGCAAGCCACCGGTTCATTATTGGTGTCTGCGGCAGGTTCACTGTTGTTAATCCCGTTTATCTGGCAGCATTTTCCCACACAGATGCCAGGTACCCATGCCATGATCGGGTTCCTGTTTACCATGATCATGTCATCAATTGTGGCCATGCTGTGCTATTTCTGGCTGATCCGCCGTCTGGCTGCGTCTACCGTCTCTTTAAGTAATGTAATGACCCCGGTGATTGCCTTGGTGTTGGGAGCCACACTTAACAATGAAATTATTAGCAGTCATGCTTTCGCCGGAATTGCGGTGGTGATGTTGGGCATTGTCATGTATTTCTGGAAAGAATGGCGCGAACAGTATTTTTCCAGAACTTAG
- a CDS encoding 3-carboxyethylcatechol 2,3-dioxygenase: MAVKLICASHSPLMEFASPQDQSKEQKVRAAFEQLSAEVKAYDPTLIITFGPDHFNGFFYDLMPSFCVGIRAKAAGDWDYGKDNDHIDVPEDRALALVRWVLDEGVDVAYSYRMQADHGVTQPLHFLCAGKLDRYPTIPIFINGAAAPMPTTKRTIALGRAVGQFIKSLNLENERVLVLGTGGLSHDPPTPQMGSVPPEVEEFLIAGRHPTVEAREARQAKIIAVGQKLAAGDTSVAVPLSPEWDVALLEKFKQADFAALEAMTEADIRRDGGRGGQEVRSWMAAFAALSEIGEYDMTTHCYEDISEWIAGFGIVSAELKG, encoded by the coding sequence ATGGCCGTTAAACTCATTTGTGCATCGCACAGTCCGTTAATGGAATTTGCTTCACCGCAGGATCAATCCAAAGAGCAGAAAGTACGTGCTGCTTTTGAACAGTTGTCTGCTGAAGTAAAAGCCTATGATCCCACTCTCATTATCACATTTGGTCCAGACCATTTTAACGGTTTCTTCTATGACCTGATGCCAAGCTTCTGTGTGGGGATTCGTGCCAAAGCCGCAGGCGACTGGGATTATGGCAAAGACAATGACCATATTGATGTACCGGAAGATCGGGCACTGGCACTGGTTCGCTGGGTGCTGGATGAAGGGGTCGACGTTGCATACTCCTACCGTATGCAGGCGGACCACGGGGTGACTCAGCCATTACATTTCCTGTGTGCAGGCAAGCTTGATCGTTATCCAACAATTCCGATTTTTATTAATGGCGCTGCAGCACCGATGCCGACCACCAAGCGTACCATCGCTTTGGGCCGTGCAGTTGGCCAGTTTATCAAGTCCTTAAACCTTGAAAATGAGCGCGTACTGGTGCTGGGTACAGGGGGGCTGTCCCATGATCCACCGACACCACAAATGGGTTCAGTACCACCAGAAGTGGAAGAGTTTCTGATCGCCGGCCGTCACCCAACAGTTGAAGCCCGGGAGGCGCGTCAGGCAAAAATTATTGCTGTTGGTCAGAAACTCGCAGCAGGGGATACCTCGGTTGCAGTGCCACTCAGTCCGGAATGGGATGTCGCATTACTTGAAAAATTCAAGCAGGCCGACTTCGCTGCACTGGAAGCCATGACTGAAGCTGACATTCGCCGTGATGGTGGCCGTGGCGGTCAGGAAGTCCGTTCCTGGATGGCGGCTTTTGCTGCTTTAAGCGAAATAGGCGAATACGACATGACCACGCATTGCTATGAAGATATCAGTGAATGGATTGCGGGCTTTGGCATCGTATCTGCAGAGTTAAAAGGTTAA
- the hcaD gene encoding 3-phenylpropionate/cinnamic acid dioxygenase ferredoxin--NAD(+) reductase subunit — protein MSNIESIVIVGAGQAGASAILELRGNKFEGNIILIGDEIHLPYERPPLSKDVILKPEETKIEILSEEKLADLGVEHIRGNGVVKINAEAHTVELQNGDVVAYDKLLLATGGAARRLPNFDALGKHVYTLRNLEDSQALVPVLQPGRRIILIGGGVIGLELASSARFKDCEVTVIEMGPMVMGRSSPRILSEFLLAQQRLAGVNVRLETKIADCRLEGEEVVVTLEGGEELRADAVVYGIGIVPNAQLALDAGLAVDCAIQVNEHCQTSHPDIYAAGDVATQLRDCGNHRRVETWENANLQAGIFARHVMGLEQPTPNPAWFWTDQLNINYQFVGDMTASEWVVRGEMNAEQGADSSFVLFGVTDGIIVGGITVNAAKDMRHLKKLISKQAAFEADKYLDLSQDLRKLVK, from the coding sequence ATGAGCAACATCGAAAGCATCGTGATTGTAGGCGCAGGCCAGGCAGGTGCAAGCGCGATTTTAGAACTGCGTGGCAACAAGTTTGAAGGCAACATCATTCTGATTGGTGATGAAATACATCTGCCTTATGAACGTCCACCACTGTCTAAAGACGTGATTCTAAAACCTGAAGAAACCAAAATTGAAATCCTGTCCGAAGAAAAACTGGCAGATTTGGGTGTCGAGCATATCCGCGGCAATGGCGTGGTGAAAATCAATGCTGAAGCGCACACGGTTGAGCTGCAAAATGGTGACGTTGTTGCTTATGACAAGCTCTTGCTGGCCACCGGTGGTGCAGCACGCCGTTTGCCAAACTTCGATGCCTTAGGCAAGCACGTCTACACTTTGCGTAATCTGGAAGATTCACAAGCGCTGGTGCCTGTATTACAGCCGGGTCGCCGTATCATCCTGATCGGTGGTGGCGTGATCGGTCTGGAACTGGCCTCCAGTGCTCGCTTCAAAGACTGCGAAGTGACTGTGATTGAAATGGGTCCAATGGTCATGGGGCGTTCATCTCCACGTATATTGAGCGAGTTTTTATTGGCCCAGCAGCGTCTGGCTGGGGTCAATGTGCGTCTTGAAACCAAGATTGCAGACTGCCGTCTTGAAGGTGAAGAAGTTGTCGTTACTCTTGAAGGTGGTGAAGAGCTGCGTGCTGATGCAGTTGTTTACGGTATCGGGATTGTGCCAAATGCACAGCTGGCGCTTGATGCCGGTTTAGCGGTGGATTGTGCGATTCAGGTGAATGAACACTGTCAAACGTCTCATCCTGATATTTATGCTGCAGGCGATGTAGCGACCCAGCTGCGTGACTGTGGCAATCATCGCCGTGTCGAAACCTGGGAAAATGCCAATCTGCAAGCCGGAATTTTTGCCCGTCATGTGATGGGGCTCGAGCAGCCAACCCCTAATCCGGCGTGGTTCTGGACCGATCAGCTCAATATCAACTACCAGTTCGTGGGTGATATGACAGCAAGCGAGTGGGTTGTACGTGGTGAAATGAATGCCGAGCAGGGGGCTGATTCATCCTTTGTATTGTTTGGTGTCACAGATGGCATCATCGTCGGTGGCATCACGGTGAATGCGGCCAAAGACATGCGTCATCTGAAAAAACTGATCAGCAAGCAGGCGGCTTTTGAGGCGGATAAATATCTGGATTTAAGCCAGGATTTGCGTAAGCTGGTGAAGTAA
- the hcaB gene encoding 3-phenylpropionate-dihydrodiol/cinnamic acid-dihydrodiol dehydrogenase, translated as MGWLQGEVALITGGGSGLGWALVERFLEEGAQVAVLQRSQSKVDALKAHFGDRVLAIAGDVASYEDNVRAVNATVAHYGKLDCFVGNAGIWDHYADIVNTSGEQLEKAFDEIMGINTKSLILGAKAALDALIASEGSIIFTLSNSALYSAGGGPVYTASKHAGVGVMKELAYELAPKVRVNAVAPSGMNVNIKGAASLGQDNLGLLDARDPEKIARGMPLNFLPEPEDMTGSYVLLASRQNNRPLTGVLINAECGLGIRGLRQPRAGFFDD; from the coding sequence ATGGGTTGGCTACAAGGCGAAGTTGCACTGATCACGGGTGGCGGTTCAGGTCTCGGTTGGGCTCTGGTCGAACGTTTTCTGGAAGAGGGCGCACAAGTGGCGGTTCTTCAGCGCTCCCAGTCAAAAGTCGATGCGCTGAAAGCACACTTCGGAGATCGCGTGCTCGCAATCGCAGGTGATGTGGCCAGCTATGAAGACAACGTCCGTGCGGTGAATGCAACCGTAGCGCATTACGGAAAACTCGACTGTTTCGTGGGCAATGCCGGGATCTGGGATCATTATGCCGATATCGTCAATACTTCGGGCGAGCAGCTGGAAAAAGCCTTTGACGAAATCATGGGTATTAATACCAAATCTTTAATCCTAGGAGCGAAGGCTGCGCTGGATGCATTGATCGCTTCTGAAGGTTCTATCATATTTACTTTGTCTAATTCAGCACTGTACTCCGCTGGCGGAGGCCCTGTATATACTGCATCCAAGCATGCCGGTGTCGGGGTGATGAAGGAACTGGCTTATGAGCTTGCGCCTAAAGTACGAGTGAATGCGGTTGCACCCTCAGGTATGAATGTGAATATCAAAGGCGCGGCATCCTTGGGTCAGGATAATCTGGGCCTGCTGGATGCTCGCGACCCTGAGAAAATCGCACGTGGTATGCCACTGAATTTCTTGCCTGAACCGGAAGACATGACCGGTTCATACGTGCTCTTGGCATCGCGTCAAAATAACCGTCCACTGACCGGTGTTCTGATTAATGCAGAATGTGGTTTGGGAATTCGTGGCTTACGCCAGCCACGCGCCGGTTTCTTTGACGACTAA